In the genome of Staphylococcus durrellii, one region contains:
- the purD gene encoding phosphoribosylamine--glycine ligase, which yields MKVLVIGSGGREHALTFKLNQSSLVSHLYAIPGNDAMVNIAEVHKEIAENDHAAIVEFAVAHKIDWAIIGPEQPLTEGLTDKLQALGIKVFGPNKAAAQIEGSKSFAKQIMERHNIPTADYKEINNKDDALSYIEQCDYPIVLKKDGLAAGKGVIIAQNYDEALEAVNELYISGKELVVFETFLEGEEFSLMTFVNGDYAVPFDCIAQDHKRAFDNDKGPNTGGMGAYCPVPHIGEGILNQTNETIAQPIAQAMHKEGYPFFGVLYIGAIVTKEGPKVIEFNARFGDPEAQVLLSRMDSDLMQHIVDLDNKKPIQFEWKDDSFVGVMLASKGYPGSYEKGESVSGFTLDGDYFVSGLTLKDNQYVINGGRVILAVGQGENIASAKQQAYNLVSSIKSDNLFYRNDISNKAIK from the coding sequence ATGAAAGTACTAGTAATAGGTTCGGGTGGCAGAGAACATGCACTCACTTTTAAACTCAATCAATCTAGTCTAGTTAGCCATTTATATGCGATTCCTGGTAACGACGCTATGGTAAATATTGCTGAAGTTCATAAAGAAATTGCTGAAAATGATCATGCAGCAATCGTTGAATTTGCAGTAGCTCATAAAATAGATTGGGCTATTATTGGACCTGAACAACCTTTGACAGAAGGGTTAACAGACAAATTACAAGCTTTAGGTATTAAAGTATTCGGTCCTAATAAGGCTGCAGCTCAAATTGAAGGCTCAAAGTCATTTGCAAAACAAATAATGGAGAGACATAATATTCCAACAGCAGATTACAAAGAAATAAATAATAAAGACGATGCATTGTCCTATATTGAACAGTGTGACTATCCGATTGTCTTGAAAAAAGATGGTTTAGCTGCAGGTAAAGGAGTTATCATAGCGCAAAATTATGATGAAGCACTTGAAGCGGTAAATGAACTATATATATCTGGTAAGGAACTTGTAGTTTTTGAAACATTTTTAGAAGGTGAAGAATTTTCACTTATGACATTTGTTAATGGAGATTATGCTGTACCTTTTGATTGTATCGCCCAAGACCATAAACGTGCATTTGATAACGATAAAGGACCCAATACTGGTGGTATGGGGGCTTATTGTCCTGTTCCTCATATTGGAGAAGGCATTCTAAACCAAACAAATGAAACGATAGCACAACCCATAGCACAAGCAATGCATAAAGAGGGTTATCCATTTTTCGGCGTGTTATATATTGGTGCAATTGTTACTAAAGAAGGACCGAAAGTAATTGAATTTAACGCGCGATTTGGTGATCCTGAAGCACAAGTATTATTAAGTCGGATGGATAGTGATTTAATGCAACATATTGTTGATTTAGATAATAAAAAGCCTATTCAATTTGAATGGAAAGATGATTCTTTTGTAGGTGTGATGCTTGCTTCAAAAGGATATCCTGGGTCTTATGAAAAAGGCGAAAGTGTTTCAGGTTTTACTTTAGACGGTGATTATTTTGTTAGTGGACTTACTTTAAAAGATAATCAATATGTGATAAATGGTGGGAGAGTTATTTTAGCTGTGGGACAAGGAGAAAATATCGCAAGTGCCAAGCAACAAGCATATAATCTTGTAAGTAGTATTAAAAGTGATAATTTGTTTTATAGAAATGATATAAGTAATAAAGCAATCAAATAA
- the purM gene encoding phosphoribosylformylglycinamidine cyclo-ligase — translation MSKAYENAGVNINAGYEAIERISSHVERTMRTEVFGGLGGFGATFDLSQLNMKAPLLISGTDGVGTKLKLAIDNNKHDTIGIDVVAMCVNDILTTGAQPLYFLDYIAANKVIPEVIEQIVKGVSDGCEQTNTALIGGETAEMGDMYHEGDYDLAGFAVGAVEKDDYIDGSQVKAGHVLVGLSSSGIHSNGYSLVRKIIADSGINLNDKFDQDRTYLQTFLEPTRLYVKPVLDIISEFKIYAMTHITGGGFYENIPRALPEGLTAKINAESYNVPEIFDWLQQQGNVPLSEMYNIFNMGIGYTLVVDRENSDAIIKIANQHDIDAYVIGEIVEGNEPIQITGVSQ, via the coding sequence ATGTCTAAAGCTTATGAAAATGCAGGCGTAAATATTAATGCAGGTTACGAAGCGATTGAAAGAATCTCTAGTCACGTTGAACGTACTATGCGTACAGAAGTTTTTGGTGGTTTAGGTGGTTTTGGCGCGACTTTTGACTTATCTCAATTAAATATGAAAGCGCCCTTACTCATTTCTGGAACAGATGGAGTAGGCACAAAGCTTAAATTAGCAATTGATAATAATAAACATGACACTATCGGTATTGACGTTGTAGCAATGTGTGTAAATGATATTTTAACTACTGGTGCACAGCCGTTATACTTTTTGGACTATATTGCGGCAAATAAAGTGATCCCTGAAGTTATTGAACAAATTGTTAAAGGTGTCAGCGATGGTTGTGAACAAACAAATACTGCTTTGATCGGTGGGGAAACGGCTGAAATGGGAGATATGTACCATGAAGGCGACTACGATTTAGCTGGTTTTGCAGTTGGAGCAGTAGAGAAAGATGATTATATTGATGGTTCACAAGTTAAAGCTGGCCATGTGCTTGTAGGATTAAGTTCAAGTGGTATTCATTCAAATGGGTATAGTCTTGTTAGAAAAATTATCGCTGATTCAGGTATTAATTTGAATGATAAATTTGATCAAGATCGTACTTATTTACAAACATTTTTAGAACCTACACGCTTGTATGTGAAGCCAGTCTTAGATATTATTAGTGAATTTAAGATATATGCTATGACTCATATTACAGGAGGCGGATTTTATGAAAATATTCCAAGAGCCTTACCTGAAGGCTTAACTGCTAAAATTAATGCTGAATCTTATAATGTGCCTGAAATATTTGATTGGTTACAACAACAAGGTAATGTGCCATTAAGTGAAATGTACAACATATTTAACATGGGTATCGGTTATACATTAGTAGTAGATAGAGAAAATAGCGATGCAATTATAAAAATTGCTAATCAGCACGATATAGACGCTTATGTTATAGGTGAAATTGTTGAAGGCAATGAGCCTATACAAATAACGGGGGTATCACAGTGA
- a CDS encoding ECF transporter S component, producing the protein MSKGLKLSEILVTILIAIVFAIIYNIWNFVYKAFQVSGLHIEEITYGAWFMAAIVAYLIIPKAGIALLAEFAAGAGETIIMGRFDIATMIYAFVQGLACEIIFAIFKYKSRKAIVAILAGLLTAISTFPIDFAYGYLASLTSWNLTLYIFFRLLGGILVAGLLSYYIVKALDQTGVTRLFRPSSKEDYDNL; encoded by the coding sequence ATGTCAAAAGGTTTAAAACTATCAGAAATTTTAGTCACAATTTTAATTGCTATCGTTTTTGCAATTATTTATAATATCTGGAATTTTGTCTACAAAGCATTTCAAGTTTCTGGACTACACATTGAAGAAATCACTTATGGTGCCTGGTTCATGGCAGCAATTGTAGCCTATCTAATTATACCTAAAGCAGGTATTGCCTTATTAGCTGAATTTGCTGCAGGTGCTGGAGAAACAATAATTATGGGCCGCTTCGATATCGCTACGATGATTTACGCTTTTGTACAAGGGTTAGCTTGTGAAATTATATTTGCGATTTTTAAATATAAATCTAGAAAAGCGATTGTCGCTATCTTAGCTGGTTTATTAACAGCTATTTCAACATTCCCGATTGACTTCGCCTATGGATATCTAGCTTCACTAACGAGTTGGAATTTAACACTATATATCTTCTTTAGATTGTTAGGTGGCATATTAGTCGCTGGTTTACTTTCATATTATATTGTTAAAGCACTCGATCAGACGGGTGTAACCAGATTATTTAGACCATCATCTAAAGAAGATTATGATAATTTATAA
- the purH gene encoding bifunctional phosphoribosylaminoimidazolecarboxamide formyltransferase/IMP cyclohydrolase yields the protein MKKAILSVSDKTSIVDFAKALTEHDYELYSTGGTMRTIKEAGVEVHSISELTQFEEILDGRVKTLHPAVHGGILADRDKAEHLAQLKEQHIELVDMVVVNLYPFKETVANPDVTESDAIENIDIGGPTMLRAAAKNFKHVTTIVHPSDYDEVIARIKNNTLDYEFKKSLMIKVFEHTNSYDAAIVDFFNNNKESLRYGENPQQEAYFVRTSTEKHTLGGAVQLHGKQLSYNNIKDADAALGLVKQFEQPAAVAVKHMNPCGVGIGEDIESAYQHAFDADNQSIFGGIVALNRKIDATLANKLHEIFLEVVIAPEYSEEALNILRQKKNIRLLEIGMHIDSDEQEIVSVSGGYLVQDKDNKKVQRDDMTVVTDVAPTEAQWEAMLLGWKVVGSVKSNAVILTNNKQTVGIGAGQMNRVGSAKIAIERAIEINDNVALVSDGFFPMGDTVELAAQSGIKAIIQPGGSIKDQESIDMANKYGITMVTTGIRHFKH from the coding sequence ATGAAAAAAGCAATTTTAAGTGTTTCCGATAAAACTAGTATTGTAGATTTTGCTAAAGCTTTAACTGAACATGATTATGAACTTTATTCCACTGGTGGCACTATGCGTACGATAAAAGAAGCGGGAGTGGAAGTTCATTCAATTTCTGAATTAACACAGTTCGAAGAAATTTTAGATGGGCGTGTCAAAACATTACACCCAGCAGTGCACGGCGGTATTTTAGCTGATAGAGACAAAGCAGAACATTTAGCTCAATTAAAAGAACAGCATATTGAGTTGGTTGATATGGTTGTGGTTAACTTATATCCATTTAAAGAAACAGTTGCTAATCCTGACGTAACTGAAAGTGATGCTATTGAAAATATAGATATCGGTGGCCCAACAATGTTAAGAGCGGCTGCGAAGAACTTTAAACACGTAACTACTATTGTTCATCCATCGGATTACGATGAAGTGATAGCTAGAATAAAAAATAACACATTGGATTATGAATTTAAAAAATCTCTAATGATTAAAGTGTTTGAACATACGAATAGCTATGATGCGGCAATTGTAGATTTCTTCAACAATAATAAAGAAAGTTTACGGTATGGTGAGAACCCTCAACAAGAAGCATATTTTGTACGTACATCTACTGAAAAACATACTTTAGGTGGAGCAGTTCAATTACATGGCAAACAATTAAGCTATAACAACATTAAAGATGCAGATGCAGCATTGGGACTAGTGAAACAATTTGAGCAACCAGCAGCAGTAGCAGTAAAACATATGAACCCTTGTGGTGTTGGTATAGGTGAGGACATAGAAAGTGCATACCAACATGCTTTTGATGCAGATAACCAATCTATCTTCGGTGGTATTGTTGCTTTAAATAGAAAAATTGATGCAACACTTGCGAATAAATTACACGAAATCTTTTTAGAAGTCGTAATTGCGCCTGAATACAGTGAAGAAGCTTTAAACATTTTAAGACAAAAGAAAAATATTAGATTGTTAGAGATTGGTATGCATATCGATAGTGATGAACAAGAAATTGTATCTGTTTCAGGTGGTTACCTTGTGCAAGATAAAGATAATAAAAAAGTTCAGCGAGATGACATGACAGTTGTAACGGATGTAGCACCTACAGAGGCTCAGTGGGAAGCAATGTTACTCGGTTGGAAAGTAGTTGGTTCCGTGAAAAGTAATGCTGTTATATTAACTAATAATAAACAAACAGTAGGTATAGGTGCAGGTCAAATGAATCGTGTCGGTTCAGCAAAAATCGCAATCGAGAGAGCAATTGAAATCAACGACAATGTAGCACTTGTTTCTGATGGCTTTTTCCCAATGGGAGATACAGTAGAATTAGCTGCGCAATCAGGTATTAAAGCTATTATCCAACCAGGTGGTTCAATAAAAGATCAAGAATCGATTGATATGGCCAATAAATATGGTATTACCATGGTGACAACAGGTATACGTCACTTCAAACACTAA
- a CDS encoding ABC transporter ATP-binding protein, protein MLVAKNLRLKYPNANKKIFSGLDLTIKDKEKVLLLGPSGSGKSTLLNVLSGIVPDLIELPLKYDKLDRDFNSGVIFQDPDTQFCMPKVYEELAFILENRQVPRQEMDNQITQALRSVGLAVDEDQYVNQLSGGMKQKLAIAETLLQNSNTLFLDEPTAMLDVEATKALWSKIKSLWSDQTVLIVEHKVAHIWEYIDRVILFDYDAKIIADERPEIILARYEHLLTEYGVWHPNAWDYAPISMKKNNHTDNSKYQLRLQNCIVKRDKKDLINIQELTINQGEWITITGANGSGKTSLLESLMQLIKYDGQMYFNNKLIRKIKDIAHHAFLVYQNPELQFITNSVYDEIYVQYTNYSDIEAQQKTEAMLQELNLVEVKNQHPFELSVGQKRRLSVATALSSEAEIILLDEPTFGLDSHNTFNLIKLFQQCINKGQTIIMVTHDSEIIKRYSTRRIHVKNKQLVEMLGEAHV, encoded by the coding sequence GTGTTAGTAGCAAAAAACTTACGCCTCAAATACCCAAACGCTAATAAAAAAATTTTTTCTGGATTAGACCTAACTATTAAAGATAAAGAAAAAGTTCTATTACTAGGCCCTTCAGGTTCTGGGAAAAGCACTTTATTAAATGTGTTGAGTGGTATTGTACCTGATTTAATAGAACTACCATTGAAATATGACAAATTAGATAGAGACTTTAATAGTGGTGTTATTTTCCAAGACCCTGATACGCAATTTTGTATGCCTAAAGTTTATGAGGAATTGGCATTCATTTTAGAAAATAGACAAGTTCCTAGACAAGAAATGGATAATCAAATTACACAAGCATTAAGATCAGTAGGCTTGGCAGTAGACGAAGATCAATACGTTAACCAATTAAGTGGTGGTATGAAACAAAAATTAGCAATAGCTGAAACATTGTTGCAAAATTCTAATACTTTATTTCTAGATGAACCAACCGCAATGTTAGACGTAGAGGCAACGAAAGCATTATGGTCGAAAATCAAGTCATTGTGGTCTGATCAAACCGTATTAATAGTTGAACATAAAGTGGCTCACATCTGGGAATATATAGATAGAGTAATTCTTTTTGATTACGATGCTAAAATTATTGCCGATGAACGACCAGAAATTATTTTAGCGCGTTACGAACACTTACTAACTGAATACGGTGTTTGGCATCCAAATGCATGGGATTACGCACCTATTTCGATGAAAAAAAATAATCATACAGATAATTCGAAGTATCAATTGCGACTTCAAAATTGCATCGTTAAACGAGACAAAAAAGACTTAATTAACATTCAGGAGTTAACGATTAATCAAGGTGAATGGATTACTATTACTGGCGCCAATGGTAGCGGTAAGACGTCACTGTTAGAGTCATTAATGCAACTTATTAAATATGACGGACAAATGTATTTTAATAACAAGCTCATACGAAAAATAAAAGATATCGCGCATCATGCATTTTTAGTTTATCAAAATCCAGAATTACAATTTATCACTAACTCTGTATATGATGAAATATATGTTCAGTACACAAACTATAGCGATATTGAAGCACAACAAAAAACTGAAGCAATGCTACAAGAACTCAATTTAGTTGAAGTTAAAAATCAGCACCCCTTCGAACTTTCAGTAGGACAAAAAAGACGTTTAAGCGTTGCAACAGCTCTAAGTTCTGAAGCCGAAATTATTTTACTAGATGAACCCACTTTCGGTTTAGATAGTCACAATACCTTTAATTTAATTAAATTATTTCAACAATGTATAAATAAAGGTCAAACTATTATCATGGTGACACATGATTCAGAAATTATTAAACGCTACTCTACTCGAAGAATACACGTAAAAAATAAACAACTTGTCGAAATGTTAGGTGAAGCACATGTTTGA
- the purN gene encoding phosphoribosylglycinamide formyltransferase — translation MTKIAIFASGSGSNFENIMAQIEQGLLPNIEVTALYTDQLNASCIERARQFKLDVHINELKNFESKEDYERKILEWLTSEKVEWIVLAGYMKLIGTEILNAYDRRILNIHPSLLPKYKGKDAVGQALNSGDDITGTTVHYVDSGMDTGEIIAQRTCSIYPDDNKESLEKRIKQLEHKLYPEVIAEIIQ, via the coding sequence GTGACTAAAATAGCTATTTTCGCTTCTGGTTCCGGAAGCAACTTCGAAAATATTATGGCACAAATTGAACAAGGCTTGTTACCTAATATAGAAGTTACAGCATTATATACTGATCAATTAAACGCAAGTTGTATTGAACGTGCAAGACAATTTAAATTAGACGTACATATTAACGAGTTGAAAAACTTTGAGTCTAAAGAAGATTATGAGCGTAAAATTTTAGAATGGTTAACTTCTGAAAAGGTTGAATGGATTGTCTTAGCAGGTTATATGAAATTAATCGGCACGGAAATTCTTAATGCATATGACAGAAGGATTCTTAATATTCATCCATCGTTGTTACCTAAATATAAAGGCAAAGATGCAGTTGGCCAAGCTTTAAATAGTGGTGACGACATAACTGGTACAACAGTTCATTATGTAGATAGTGGCATGGATACAGGAGAAATAATTGCTCAACGTACTTGCTCTATTTATCCTGATGATAATAAAGAAAGTTTAGAAAAGCGTATCAAACAATTAGAACATAAACTATATCCCGAAGTAATCGCTGAAATTATTCAATAA
- a CDS encoding energy-coupling factor transporter transmembrane component T family protein, with protein sequence MFDLWKTRRTFLDDVNIITKLALSVLLFFLVILIHKFDLMIYMSILMVLFLILFSGIKLRVTLVFVIFTMTFSIVSALFMIFYGNGTHMLFKLGFIQISIESLVRGLHLSLRTMTVSFFGLLVVFSSQIVMIFYSLMQHLKIKPKFAYAFMAAIRMVPIMLSSFVQLRRTLKMRYQMIPSNNYKGLNRFKHLLIPLLSQNIRKAHHLSVAMEKKGFKDGPRTYYYYVPFSYKDIVFVIIMILVVVIAFTLAHYVPITNINDVRVNNIY encoded by the coding sequence ATGTTTGATTTGTGGAAAACGAGACGTACCTTTTTAGATGATGTAAATATTATTACTAAGCTTGCACTATCCGTATTGCTATTTTTCTTAGTTATATTAATTCATAAATTTGATTTGATGATTTACATGTCTATACTAATGGTTTTATTTTTAATATTATTTAGCGGTATCAAACTTAGAGTTACATTAGTTTTCGTAATATTTACGATGACATTTAGCATAGTGTCAGCACTATTTATGATTTTTTATGGTAATGGAACGCATATGCTATTCAAATTGGGTTTTATACAAATTTCCATAGAAAGCTTAGTCAGAGGTTTACACCTTTCTTTAAGAACCATGACCGTTTCATTTTTTGGACTTTTAGTTGTTTTTTCTTCACAAATCGTTATGATTTTCTATAGCTTAATGCAACATTTAAAAATAAAACCGAAATTTGCTTATGCATTTATGGCTGCTATAAGAATGGTACCAATTATGTTGAGCTCATTTGTACAATTAAGAAGAACTTTGAAAATGCGCTATCAAATGATACCTTCAAACAATTACAAAGGTCTCAATCGTTTTAAACATTTATTAATTCCTTTATTAAGTCAAAATATTAGAAAGGCACATCATCTTTCAGTTGCTATGGAAAAGAAAGGTTTTAAAGACGGCCCTAGAACTTACTATTACTATGTGCCTTTTTCATATAAGGATATTGTATTTGTTATCATTATGATTTTAGTAGTTGTCATAGCCTTTACACTTGCACATTACGTACCAATCACAAACATTAATGATGTAAGAGTAAATAACATTTATTAA
- the purF gene encoding amidophosphoribosyltransferase translates to MYDYKGLNEECGLFGIWNHKEAAHLTYMGLQSLQHRGQEGAGIVVSNNEELVGERGLGLLTEAISEQSLESLKSFEHAIGHVRYATSGNKGIENIQPFLYHFYDMSVAVCHNGNIINAQSLRQELEEQGSIFHSSSDTEVIMHLIRKSKATMFEDALKESLRTIKGGFTFALLTKDALYGAVDPNAIRPLVVGQLKSGEYVLASETCAIDVLGGEFVRDIHAGEYVVINDEGVRVESYTNETTTAISAMEYIYFARPDSTIAGKNVHAVRKITGKRLAQESPAQNADMVIGVPNSSLSAATGYAEELNLPYEMGLVKNQYVARTFIQPTQALREQGVRVKLSAVKDIVHGKNIVLVDDSIVRGTTCKRIVRLLKDAGANEVHVRIASPEFMFPSFYGIDVSTTAELISAHKSPDEIKTYIGAESLSYLSVDGLIESIGIDEEEPYSGLCVESFTGDYPAGLYDYEKRFNANLSERQQAFLTRNKQFFDRKGNQYV, encoded by the coding sequence ATGTATGACTACAAAGGATTAAATGAAGAGTGTGGACTATTCGGTATATGGAACCATAAAGAAGCGGCACATCTTACCTATATGGGATTGCAAAGTTTACAACATCGTGGTCAAGAAGGTGCTGGTATAGTTGTTTCAAATAATGAAGAACTAGTTGGTGAACGAGGATTAGGTCTTTTAACAGAGGCGATTTCAGAACAAAGTTTAGAATCACTCAAATCATTTGAACATGCAATTGGCCACGTTCGTTATGCTACTTCAGGTAACAAAGGTATCGAAAATATTCAGCCTTTTTTATATCATTTCTATGATATGAGTGTTGCCGTTTGTCACAACGGTAATATAATTAACGCTCAAAGTTTACGCCAAGAGTTGGAAGAGCAAGGTTCTATTTTCCACTCATCATCTGACACAGAAGTGATTATGCATTTAATACGTAAAAGCAAAGCCACTATGTTTGAAGATGCACTTAAAGAAAGTTTGCGTACAATTAAAGGCGGATTCACATTTGCATTGTTGACGAAAGATGCACTATATGGAGCAGTTGATCCTAATGCAATTCGACCTTTAGTAGTGGGACAATTAAAGTCAGGTGAATATGTGTTAGCAAGTGAAACGTGTGCTATCGATGTTTTAGGAGGAGAATTTGTTAGAGATATACATGCAGGAGAATATGTAGTGATTAATGATGAAGGTGTACGTGTTGAATCATATACTAATGAAACGACTACTGCAATTTCAGCAATGGAATATATTTATTTTGCAAGGCCAGATTCTACGATCGCGGGTAAGAATGTACACGCCGTGAGAAAAATTACTGGTAAAAGACTCGCCCAAGAAAGCCCAGCACAAAATGCAGATATGGTTATCGGGGTCCCTAATTCATCTTTGTCAGCTGCAACAGGTTATGCAGAAGAATTAAACTTGCCTTATGAAATGGGACTAGTTAAAAATCAATATGTAGCTCGTACATTTATACAACCTACACAAGCGCTACGCGAACAGGGTGTCAGAGTTAAATTATCCGCAGTAAAAGATATCGTACATGGTAAAAATATTGTTTTAGTCGATGATTCTATCGTTCGTGGTACAACGTGCAAACGTATAGTGAGATTATTAAAAGATGCGGGTGCAAATGAAGTTCACGTGAGAATAGCATCACCAGAATTTATGTTTCCGAGTTTTTATGGCATAGACGTTTCAACTACAGCTGAGTTGATTTCTGCACATAAATCACCTGATGAAATTAAAACATATATAGGTGCCGAATCATTATCTTATCTATCAGTTGATGGCTTAATTGAATCCATTGGTATAGATGAAGAAGAACCATACAGCGGTCTTTGTGTTGAAAGTTTTACTGGAGATTATCCAGCTGGATTATATGATTATGAAAAACGTTTTAATGCTAATTTAAGTGAACGTCAGCAAGCCTTTTTAACTCGCAATAAACAATTCTTTGATAGAAAGGGAAATCAATATGTCTAA